In one window of Microbacterium dextranolyticum DNA:
- a CDS encoding alpha,alpha-trehalose-phosphate synthase (UDP-forming) has protein sequence MSAHATGSTTAADLVVVSNRLPVDRSPEDEQWRPSPGGLVAALEPVLQSTGGAWVGWPGQPDLALDPFSFDGMELVPVELSAEDLELFYEGFSNDTIWPLYHDVISPPAYHRDWWEAYVRVNERYAHAAASVAAENATVWVHDYQLQLVPRMLRELRPDVIIGYFHHIPFPAYGIYSQLPWRTQVLEGLLGADVIGFQRVADAGNFARAVRRRLGFETKAGSIRVPTADGSVRTAIAKAYPISIDASVYDELARRPDVQQRAREIRESLGDPDVVLFGVDRLDYTKGIGHRLKAYGELLADGRLDVERVTLVQVASPSRERVAAYMQLRDEIELTVGRINGDYDTVGHTAIRYLHHSYPREEMVALYLAADVMLVTALRDGMNLVAKEYVASRVDGDGVLVLSEFTGAADELTQAVRVNPHDIEGLKDAITAAIEMPVAERRRRMRALRRRVRDHDVERWSRAFLTDLDEVTR, from the coding sequence ATGAGCGCGCACGCCACCGGATCGACGACTGCAGCGGATTTGGTCGTGGTCTCCAACCGACTGCCGGTCGACAGATCGCCCGAAGACGAGCAGTGGCGCCCGTCGCCCGGTGGTCTCGTCGCAGCATTGGAGCCGGTGCTGCAGTCCACGGGAGGGGCGTGGGTCGGATGGCCCGGACAGCCCGATCTCGCCCTCGACCCCTTCTCGTTCGACGGGATGGAGCTCGTCCCCGTCGAGCTGTCCGCCGAGGATCTCGAGCTGTTCTACGAGGGCTTCTCCAACGACACGATCTGGCCGCTGTACCACGACGTGATCTCACCGCCTGCGTACCACCGCGACTGGTGGGAGGCCTACGTGCGCGTCAACGAACGGTACGCGCACGCCGCGGCATCCGTCGCTGCGGAGAACGCCACCGTCTGGGTGCACGACTATCAGCTCCAGCTCGTGCCGCGGATGCTGCGCGAGCTGCGGCCCGATGTGATCATCGGCTACTTCCACCACATTCCGTTCCCGGCATACGGCATCTACTCGCAGTTGCCGTGGCGCACCCAGGTGCTGGAGGGCCTCCTCGGTGCCGACGTCATCGGCTTCCAGCGCGTCGCGGACGCGGGGAACTTCGCCCGCGCGGTGCGTCGCCGACTCGGCTTCGAGACGAAGGCCGGCTCTATCCGAGTGCCGACGGCAGACGGCTCCGTCCGCACGGCGATCGCGAAGGCGTATCCGATCTCGATCGATGCATCGGTGTACGACGAGCTCGCGCGTCGCCCCGACGTGCAGCAGCGTGCGCGGGAGATCCGCGAGAGCCTGGGCGACCCCGACGTCGTGCTGTTCGGCGTCGATCGCCTCGACTACACCAAGGGCATCGGCCACCGCCTCAAGGCGTACGGCGAGCTCCTCGCCGATGGACGCCTGGATGTCGAGCGCGTCACACTCGTGCAGGTCGCGAGCCCCAGCCGGGAACGTGTTGCCGCGTACATGCAGTTGCGCGACGAGATCGAACTGACGGTGGGTCGCATCAACGGCGACTACGACACCGTCGGACACACGGCGATCCGCTACCTGCATCACTCCTACCCGCGCGAGGAGATGGTGGCCCTCTACCTCGCCGCGGACGTCATGCTCGTCACGGCGCTGCGCGACGGAATGAACCTCGTCGCCAAGGAGTACGTGGCCAGCCGCGTCGACGGGGACGGCGTTCTTGTGCTGAGCGAGTTCACCGGGGCGGCCGATGAGCTGACCCAGGCGGTGCGGGTCAATCCCCACGACATCGAAGGCCTGAAAGACGCGATCACCGCCGCGATCGAGATGCCCGTCGCCGAACGGCGGCGACGCATGCGCGCCCTTCGCCGCCGCGTGCGCGATCATGACGTCGA
- a CDS encoding MarR family winged helix-turn-helix transcriptional regulator, producing the protein MEHDDDLLRLVVGAHALARVASLETRNEAPAAQWRTISLLREHGPQRIGDLASLSRVTQPGMTRLVAQMADAGLLERQTASDDSRATVVSVTPAGRAAFDEWMRVLGAALAPRFANLDDEDWATIRRAADIVAERTRVAEVAR; encoded by the coding sequence ATGGAACATGATGACGATCTTCTCCGTCTCGTGGTCGGCGCGCACGCCTTGGCGCGTGTCGCCTCGCTCGAGACGCGCAACGAGGCCCCCGCGGCGCAATGGCGGACGATCTCGCTGCTGCGCGAGCACGGCCCTCAGCGCATCGGCGACCTCGCGTCGCTGAGCCGCGTGACCCAGCCGGGCATGACCCGGCTGGTCGCCCAGATGGCCGATGCGGGACTGCTCGAGCGGCAGACCGCGTCGGATGACTCGCGCGCCACCGTCGTGTCGGTCACACCGGCCGGGCGGGCCGCATTCGACGAATGGATGCGGGTGCTCGGCGCGGCACTCGCCCCGCGCTTCGCGAATCTCGACGACGAGGACTGGGCGACGATCCGACGCGCCGCCGACATCGTCGCCGAACGCACGCGCGTGGCGGAGGTCGCCCGATGA
- a CDS encoding MFS transporter: protein MSGAAGVNIWRQPAQVWAVAFACVIAFMGIGLVDPILPAIAESLQASPVETELLFTSYLVVTGLAMLFTSWISSRIGTKATLLVGLGLIVVFALLCALSGSVDAVIGFRAGWGLGNALFISTALATIVGAASGGSAAAIILYEAALGLGIAVGPLLGGILGEISWRGPFFGVVGLMAIAFIAVTVLLRGADEKRVPVPLSAPFRALRQPALAVLAVAALFYNIGFFVLLAYSPFPLKFGAMGIGLTFFGWGVALAVTSVWVAPVLLRRLPRSTAMMLVLPLLALDLFAAAIVVGSPAALVACIIVGGLLLGLMNTILTESVMEATDLPRSVASSAYSAVRFLGGAAAPPIAAALAAAFGASVPFVFAGISVLISALTILIGRGALARIDGHEADAAEEAVAVLMGDAG from the coding sequence ATGAGCGGCGCGGCGGGCGTGAACATCTGGCGTCAGCCGGCGCAGGTCTGGGCGGTCGCGTTCGCCTGTGTGATCGCGTTCATGGGCATCGGCCTGGTCGACCCGATCCTCCCCGCGATCGCGGAGTCGTTGCAGGCCTCGCCGGTCGAGACCGAGCTGCTCTTCACCAGCTATCTCGTGGTCACGGGCCTGGCGATGCTCTTCACGAGCTGGATCTCGTCGCGCATCGGGACGAAGGCGACGCTGCTCGTGGGGCTGGGACTCATCGTGGTCTTCGCGCTCCTCTGCGCCCTGTCGGGAAGTGTCGACGCCGTCATCGGCTTCCGCGCCGGGTGGGGCCTCGGCAACGCCCTGTTCATCTCCACCGCGCTGGCGACGATCGTCGGCGCAGCCTCTGGTGGCTCGGCGGCGGCGATCATCCTCTACGAAGCGGCACTCGGCCTCGGCATCGCCGTGGGACCGCTGCTGGGCGGGATTCTGGGCGAGATCAGCTGGCGCGGTCCGTTCTTCGGCGTCGTCGGGCTCATGGCGATCGCCTTCATCGCCGTGACGGTGCTCTTGCGCGGTGCCGACGAGAAGCGCGTACCCGTGCCGCTGTCCGCCCCGTTCCGGGCGCTGCGCCAGCCAGCCCTCGCCGTGCTCGCGGTCGCGGCGCTCTTCTACAACATCGGGTTCTTCGTGCTGCTCGCCTATTCGCCGTTCCCGCTGAAGTTCGGAGCCATGGGCATTGGTCTGACGTTCTTCGGATGGGGTGTCGCCCTCGCCGTCACGAGTGTCTGGGTGGCCCCGGTGCTGCTGCGCCGCCTGCCGCGGAGCACCGCCATGATGCTCGTCCTGCCGCTGCTGGCGCTCGATCTGTTCGCGGCAGCGATCGTCGTCGGCTCGCCCGCGGCGCTGGTCGCGTGCATCATCGTCGGCGGACTGCTGCTCGGCCTCATGAACACGATCCTCACCGAGTCGGTGATGGAGGCGACCGATCTTCCGCGCTCCGTGGCATCCTCCGCGTACTCGGCGGTGCGCTTCCTCGGCGGGGCGGCCGCTCCCCCGATCGCGGCGGCGCTCGCCGCCGCCTTCGGCGCGTCGGTGCCGTTCGTCTTCGCGGGGATCTCGGTGCTGATCTCCGCTCTGACGATCCTCATCGGGCGCGGAGCGCTCGCCCGCATCGACGGGCACGAGGCGGATGCCGCCGAAGAGGCTGTCGCCGTCCTCATGGGCGACGCGGGCTGA
- a CDS encoding DUF2637 domain-containing protein — translation MSARRAGFLGDSRGLAVTALLLAAGVSAALFVVSYQGLAAAGDAIGLGSARWIVPVALDGGILVAGLLAAVRRGQRRKAHLEVAILWLATIASSAANIAAHMSRGDGWLAVGVAASAPWFFLALTESIIRTVVQDEVVERKPKRAPKPAAGAEAPESLKHAAVESSKPAPRSRPAAVEDASPSAEEAALLERLTTLARDPASRERGTDASTALTETATALADLGWGATALARHVGDPDRHRMMDRIRRGRAATRANAA, via the coding sequence GTGAGCGCCCGTCGTGCAGGGTTCCTCGGTGACAGCCGAGGACTCGCCGTCACTGCTCTACTGCTGGCGGCGGGCGTCTCGGCTGCGCTCTTCGTGGTCTCCTACCAAGGTCTCGCCGCGGCAGGCGATGCTATCGGGCTCGGCTCTGCGCGGTGGATTGTCCCCGTCGCCCTCGATGGCGGCATCCTCGTCGCTGGTCTGCTGGCGGCGGTGCGGCGAGGTCAGCGCCGCAAGGCGCACCTCGAAGTGGCGATCCTGTGGTTGGCGACCATCGCGTCGAGCGCAGCGAACATCGCCGCTCACATGTCGCGAGGCGATGGCTGGCTCGCGGTCGGCGTCGCCGCAAGCGCACCTTGGTTCTTCCTTGCACTTACGGAGTCGATCATTCGCACCGTCGTGCAGGACGAGGTCGTCGAGCGCAAGCCCAAGCGTGCACCCAAGCCCGCCGCCGGTGCCGAGGCTCCTGAGTCGCTGAAGCACGCCGCCGTCGAGTCCTCGAAGCCCGCGCCCCGGAGCCGTCCTGCTGCCGTCGAGGATGCGTCGCCGAGCGCGGAGGAAGCTGCGCTCCTGGAACGCCTGACGACGCTCGCGCGCGACCCGGCGTCCCGTGAGCGCGGCACGGACGCATCGACGGCGCTCACCGAGACCGCCACCGCTCTCGCGGATCTCGGGTGGGGTGCAACCGCGCTCGCGCGCCACGTCGGTGACCCCGACCGGCACCGCATGATGGACCGAATCCGTCGGGGGAGGGCTGCCACTCGCGCAAATGCCGCGTAG
- a CDS encoding DUF2958 domain-containing protein, protein MDHPLRTHRLIPADIELPALGSTEEVPAPDKVIHLRFFSTSGSAYWLLAEYDPETGLAFGFAEVVPGCGEWGCFSVAELSDLFVRRPFPVWIERDFFVTPKPFRCVTR, encoded by the coding sequence ATGGATCACCCGCTGCGCACGCACCGCCTCATCCCCGCCGACATAGAACTTCCCGCACTCGGATCGACTGAGGAGGTTCCCGCACCGGACAAGGTCATCCACCTCCGGTTCTTCTCGACGAGCGGGAGCGCATACTGGCTGCTCGCCGAATATGACCCGGAGACCGGGCTTGCGTTCGGCTTCGCCGAGGTCGTTCCCGGGTGTGGTGAGTGGGGCTGCTTCAGCGTCGCCGAGCTCAGCGACCTTTTCGTGCGCCGTCCATTCCCCGTCTGGATCGAGCGCGACTTCTTCGTCACCCCGAAACCTTTCCGGTGTGTCACGCGCTGA